The Bos indicus x Bos taurus breed Angus x Brahman F1 hybrid chromosome 15, Bos_hybrid_MaternalHap_v2.0, whole genome shotgun sequence genome includes a window with the following:
- the EXPH5 gene encoding exophilin-5 isoform X2 — translation MTKVPQGFDCSFLNDEEARKILQVLERNEELQRAEKERISKLQKTKRDIRWLQGVTGEWFEEIQRKKFCNETDVSQMLKQPLTHRLRKGMAENDPVELQTSRSKNIFSQRNPTSIPSRLSFRSSFASLFSFRKSRKETSKLQSLGQTGCDGHTPSVSVRGTALAKIYSSPPESQPTDSATVPKPASMREGSTVPPWDGSLLEDEFFQVLDDLDSKLAQEQSPSSVNTRTPLNIGSRTQFSRFYSSGSKYNNITGRHKNCYNETSNMSIYDVLRPGTPREGFQTFSPRTRTIYNMYRTREPRVLKEDYVQKNTFGSTSLCFDSRQRLASSATGYFKARSLYFPATTQNKTGFISPSHQQSPKRTPLSSIIWNRSDSSRDRQNWEEFLEAPSPMEIDPADQYMFPRCFQANRRCEFYHSQSVYQSFGLNAPVDNAMSPDPLENSENMPFYHEDNLFTRSFFSNTFGRSRVQRFEQNPFWGQQEEHSDFHQSRKPFTSSDRDFEMISTEVNSALAGHGHSVPSQHWGSFSSSYRTNISRNQQIPDSWQFDSQTSALESMEVSQGNGNQSTHFSPENVCSMTDASYHMKSGGLECSPMEVHVNKEPYSFGVAQTRASPFKSTFLHIPDDRGNPQSPNFQIPTVTLQKIKPASLPNRNYTEVTVTNNVSVDSPPLTESQANILVTEVNNEKDLKASVLEKDEKINKIDQTNMAGEIPQLVSQTVISNPLPDVQNSLSQDSDKNNRFVFNASTTVSSKRLPGVISRRDTSKIHKANELKKGKSYTGNRKLDSTTSLPFIQESRTTSLFLSPSQVCHQELTVSNEDSSSIIKKNHGSSEHTDNQYSQSPEKPACLDTKREQSITTCSSSCSKSDADHNLPRNSLDLSSGVLPDSSPSNDSCLDAPVIPSTTVFWKCPSNKDPSLGEREDIDYKNQNSQFSLSHLENQESNDNRTPVRNEEVNVVKCQSHPLFKGGKGKGKITERISYIEKLSKTESRSVPTTDNSSLTEGTQSSSNSPELHTIYCTLPRKSAVFLIDNREPESTIMPSLFRNEPVALQIKNDVEDPVGKNTSKKFSPSSCESESECSKVVSDSVSVALEATEGMTNMTNVGSTSVRKGPLPVLIKRAVSCPSEVLYASTGRDERDKCLVSNTDASPVTLRPWERLINPLGSDSSVCECSLSKKHHQEEYLQEYTEKNDKISASKTGIFSHPNEYPLPFSSDMSGQESGKTLHKFKTTSMFSVSGDEDNVKCLEVVSIYYTLPRKHSKKFCDLLQKYTQNIDSLTESIKAGTKTSPNALEKDQLNCPAQDQSGTPLSKDTSAQETSHPSHITENMTVLQLPSVESSESALQEMASIETDVSLHKREPKTGEISPYNLATTPPSNSQCRKKKEKKLRSETVFTSPMLQEKKVTREKSENCPQSIKSDDSGFSNLPAHSEENVENSHIIRSSGEHTGSDTAITTTGSLQKDTSGVVTEESSNGLQPREVRGEIRTDFPKNSEKPLSDSESQVFALTPALSKLQLDEETCSSEQDLDISQSEPRELPERRQEVNTTESKAKDEMQKLAWNQCSLPEGSNKSKKGLADLEKGESRSSVKHRLTAMSKGSRKFPAKDLYPRRHVATIFPQSRNSSGFSSLSLDTTECNPPSLEPTLKSTETTDECRLSNDGINVETSENPLQLTAVSNREASTPLSNQKSNNISQLHQNEFKNISESQPKCENSEDVTVAQILERESGALAQPTLISLREADVPDHQRRSKPPFQLEPVEKSTVCIPLTSCQQGQSSASSLECERQLHPYRSESLKSVNVHGDILRISHPPKVRERHFSESTSIDDVLSRLTLGNEFCNNSGYNRRFKSFSELPSCGENESWALNNSRTKMGPRSATSISRPIDYGIFGKEQQLAFLENVKRSLTQGRLWKPSFLKNPGFLKDDVINPANPTESSTSNSPSNQRPEDGLSLSAPLNIYEEDPVDSDCDTDTTTDDEYYLDENDKESEL, via the exons caaactccagaagacaaaGAGGGATATCAGATGGCTTCAAGGAGTGACTGGTGAATGGTTTGaagaaattcaaaggaaaaagtTTTGTAATGAAACAGATGTTAGCCAAATGTTAAAACAACCGCTTACACATAGGCTGAGAAAGGGGATGGCAGAAAATG aCCCTGTGGAATTACAAACATCAAGatctaaaaatatattcagtCAAAGAAACCCAACATCCATTCCTTCTCGGCTGAGCTTCAGATCATCATTTGCTTCCTTGTTCTCATTCAGAAAATCCAGAAAGGAGACTTCAAAGCTTCAATCGCTGGGACAGACAGG ATGTGATGGCCACACACCTTCTGTGTCTGTGAGGGGAACCGCTTTG gcaaaaatatacagttcACCTCCGGAAAGCCAACCCACTGACAGTGCAACTGTCCCCAAGCCAGCAAGCATGAGGGAGGGAAGTACTGTCCCTCCGTGGGATGGTTCACTGCTAGAGGATGAGTTCTTCCAAG TTTTAGATGATTTGGATAGCAAACTGGCTCAGGAACAATCTCCAAGCTCAGTGAATACCAGAACACCTCTCAACATTGGATCAAGAACACAGTTCAGTCGTTTTTACTCCAGTGGGAGCAAATACAATAATATCACAGGAAGGCACAAAAATTGCTATAATGAAACTTCTAATATGTCTATCTATGATGTCTTAAGACCAGGAACCCCTAGGGAAGGTTTTCAAACCTTTTCTCCTAGAACAAGGACAATCTACAATATGTATAGGACAAGGGAACCCAGAGTCTTAAAAGAAGATTATGTGCAAAAGAATACTTTTGGTAGTACTTCTCTGTGTTTTGACAGCAGGCAACGATTAGCCTCATCAGCTACAGGGTATTTCAAAGCAAGAAGTTTATATTTTCCAGCCACAACTCAGAATAAGACTGGGTTTATATCACCAAGCCACCAACAGAGCCCAAAGAGAACTCCTTTATCATCTATCATATGGAATAGATCAGATTCTTCTAGAGATAGGCAGAACTGGGAAGAGTTCCTGGAGGCACCGTCACCAATGGAGATTGACCCTGCTGACCAGTATATGTTTCCCAGGTGCTTCCAGGCGaataggagatgtgagttttaCCATTCACAGAGTGTTTACCAAAGTTTTGGTTTAAATGCTCCTGTAGATAATGCAATGAGTCCTGACCCACTTGAGAACTCAGAAAATATGCCATTCTACCATGAAGATAACCTATTTACTAGGTCTTTCTTTAGCAATACCTTTGGACGGAGCAGGGTACAGAGATTTGAACAAAATCCTTTCTGGGGCCAACAGGAAGAACACTCTGACTTTCATCAAAGCAGGAAACCATTTACTTCTTCTGACAGAGACTTTGAAATGATCTCCACTGAAGTAAACAGTGCACTAGCTGGTCATGGCCATAGTGTTCCTTCTCAACACTGGGGGTCATTTTCTTCTAGTTATAGAACAAATATTTCCAGAAACCAACAGATACCAGATTCCTGGCAGTTTGATTCTCAGACATCCGCACTGGAGAGCATGGAAGTGTCACAAGGTAATGGGAACCAGTCTACTCATTTCAGCCCAGAAAATGTTTGTTCCATGACTGATGCAAGCTATCACATGAAATCTGGTGGGTTAGAATGTTCTCCTATGGAAGTACATGTAAACAAAGAACCTTACTCATTTGGAGTTGCTCAAACTCGAGCGTCCCCATTCAAAAGTACCTTCCTGCACATTCCTGATGACAGAGGGAATCCTCAGAGCCCTAACTTTCAGATTCCCACAGTCACTTTGCAGAAGATTAAGCCGGCCTCTCTTCCAAACAGAAACTATACAGAAGTCACTGTGACCAACAATGTTTCAGTTGATTCTCCACCTCTGACTGAAAGCCAAGCCAATATCTTGGTCACAGAAGTAAATAATGAGAAAGACTTGAAGGCATCTGTCTTGGAAAAAGacgaaaaaataaacaagatagaTCAGACAAACATGGCAGGTGAAATACCCCAACTTGTTTCACAGACAGTAATTTCTAACCCTTTACCTGATGTTCAGAATTCCCTTTCCCAGGACTCAGACAAGAACaacagatttgtttttaatgcatCTACCACAGTAAGTTCAAAAAGGCTGCCTGGAGTCATTTCCAGGAGAGATACCTCCAAAATTCATAAAGCCAATGAACTAAAAAAAGGTAAGAGTTATACTGGGAACAGAAAACTTGACTCAACAACTTCCCTTCCTTTCATTCAGGAAAGCAGAACAACATCACTTTTTCTCAGCCCAAGTCAAGTTTGTCACCAGGAATTAACAGTAAGTAATGAAGATAGTTCAAGCATTATTAAAAAGAACCACGGGAGTTCTGAACATACTGATAATCAATACTCACAGTCTCCAGAAAAGCCTGCTTGTTTAGATACCAAGAGAGAACAAAGTATCACGACTTGTTCTAGCAGCTGTAGCAAGTCAGATGCTGATCACAACCTGCCTCGTAATTCTTTAGATCTGTCTTCAGGGGTACTACCAGATTCCTCACCATCAAATGATTCTTGCCTTGATGCTCCAGTAATTCCTTCTACCACAGTGTTCTGGAAATGTCCTTCAAACAAAGACCCATCTctgggagaaagagaagacattGATTACAAGAACCAAAATAGTCAGTTTTCCCTAAGCCACTTAGAAAACCAAGAGAGTAATGATAATCGCACACCTGTACGTAATGAAGAGGTTAATGTTGTCAAATGCCAGTCACACCCTCTCTTCAAGGgtggaaagggaaaaggaaaaataacagaaCGCATATCCTACATcgaaaaattaagcaaaacagAGAGTAGATCAGTGCCTACAACTGACAACAGCAGTCTCACTGAGGGAACTCAAAGCAGTTCCAATTCTCCTGAGCTTCATACAATTTACTGTACTTTACCAAGAAAATCAGCTGTTTTTCTCATCGATAACAGGGAGCCTGAAAGTACGATAATGCCTTCTTTGTTCAGGAACGAGCCAGTTGCATTACAAATCAAAAATGATGTGGAAGATCCAGTAGGAAAGAACACATCAAAAAAATTCAGTCCTAGTTCTTGTGAATCAGAGAGCGAATGTTCCAAAGTAGTTTCAGACTCAGTCTCAGTAGCACTTGAAGCCACAGAAGGGATGACAAATATGACAAACGTTGGATCTACTTCTGTTAGAAAAGGGCCACTTCCAGTCCTCATCAAGAGGGCTGTGTCATGTCCTTCAGAAGTGCTTTATGCCTCAACTGGAAGAGATGAAAGAGATAAATGCTTGGTATCCAATACAGATGCTTCTCCTGTAACACTGAGGCCTTGGGAGAGACTCATTAACCCTCTGGGAAGTGACTCATCTGTTTGTGAGTGTTCTTTAAGCAAGAAACACCACCAGGAGGAATACTTACAAGAATATACtgaaaagaatgataaaatttCTGCCTCCAAGACAGGCATATTTTCCCATCCAAATGAATACCCTTTACCTTTTTCTTCAGATATGTCAGGACAAGAAAGTGGGAAAACTTTACATAAGTTTAAGACTACAagtatgttttctgtttctggtgATGAAGATAATGTGAAATGTCTTGAGGTGGTTTCAATATATTATACCCTACCGAGGAAGCACAGCAAAAAATTCTGTGACCTTCTTCAAAAGTATACACAAAACATCGATTCACTTACAGAATCAATTAAAGCGGGGACTAAAACATCTCCTAATGCTTTAGAAAAAGACCAACTGAATTGTCCTGCGCAAGACCAGTCAGGAACACCTTTGTCTAAAGATACCTCTGCTCAGGAGACCAGCCATCCTTCTCATATCACTGAAAATATGACTGTTTTACAATTACCAAGTGTTGAGTCCTCAGAATCTGCATTACAGGAAATGGCTTCTATTGAAACAGATGTTTCTCTTCATAAACGAGAACCTAAAACTGGAGAAATTTCCCCATACAACTTAGCTACAACACCTCCATCTAATTCACaatgcaggaaaaagaaagagaaaaaattgcGAAGTGAAACTGTGTTTACTTCACCaatgcttcaggaaaaaaaagttacaagAGAGAAATCTGAAAATTGTCCGCAATCCATTAAATCAGATGACAGTGGTTTTTCTAACCTCCCAGCCCATTCAGAAGAGAATGTTGAAAACTCCCACATCATAAGAAGTTCTGGGGAGCATACAGGTAGTGATACAGCCATTACAACTACTGGAAGTCTTCAAAAAGATACCTCAGGTGTAGTTACAGAGGAGAGCTCCAATGGATTGCAGCCTAGGGAAGTCAGAGGGGAAATTAGAACAGATTTCCCAAAAAACTCTGAGAAACCACTTTCTGACTCAGAAAGCCAAGTCTTTGCTCTTACTCCAGCCTTGAGTAAACTACAGCTTGATGAGGAGACTTGTTCAAGTGAACAAGATTTAGACATTTCACAGTCTGAACCCAGGGAGCTACCTGAAAGAAGACAGGAGGTAAATACGACAGAGAGCAAGGCTAAAGATGAAATGCAAAAGTTGGCATGGAATCAATGTTCACTTCCTGAAGGaagtaataaaagtaaaaaaggcTTGGCTGACCTAGAAAAAGGGGAAAGCAGATCTTCAGTTAAACACAGATTGACAGCTATGTCCAAAGGCAGCAGAAAATTTCCAGCTAAAGATTTATACCCTAGAAGACATGTAGCTACTATCTTTCCCCAAAGTAGGAACAGTTCTGGCTTTAGCAGTTTGTCCCTTGACACAACAGAGTGCAACCCACCGTCCCTTGAGCCTACTTTAAAGTCCACAGAAACCACAGATGAATGCAGGTTAAGTAATGATGGAATAAATGTGGAGACATCCGAGAACCCTCTCCAGCTTACTGCAGTATCCAATAGAGAAGCTTCTACACCCTTAAGTAATCAGAAGTCCAACAACATTTCACAACTACATCAAAACGAGTTTAAAAATATCTCAGAATCACAACCAAAGTGTGAGAATTCTGAGGATGTAACAGTAGCTCAGATTTTGGAAAGAGAATCAGGAGCCCTGGCCCAACCCACGTTGATCAGCCTCAGGGAAGCAGACGTCCCTGACCATCAGAGGAGGTCGAAACCCCCTTTTCAACTGGAGCCTGTAGAGAAATCTACGGTTTGCATCCCATTGACCAGTTGTCAGCAAGGACAAAGCAGTGCTTCATCTCTGGAGTGTGAACGTCAGCTACACCCCTATCGTTCAGAGAGCTTAAAAAGTGTCAACGTACATGGTGATATACTACGAATAAGTCATCCTCCAAAAGTCAGAGAGCGCCATTTCTCTGAAAGCACTTCTATTGATGATGTCCTGAGTCGACTGACCCTTGGGAATGAATTCTGTAACAACAGCGGGTACAATCGAAGATTTAAATCTTTTTCTGAACTTCCCTCCtgtggtgaaaatgaaagttgggCTTTGAACAACAGCAGGACAAAAATGGGTCCTAGGTCTGCAACATCTATATCCAGGCCTATTGACTATGGGATTTTTGGGAAAGAACAACAGCTGGCTTTCTTGGAGAATGTAAAGAGGTCACTCACACAAGGGAGATTATGGAAACCAAGTTTTCTTAAGAACCCTGgcttcctgaaagatgatgtaaTTAACCCTGCTAACCCGACAGAGTCATCAACTTCAAATTCTCCTAGTAACCAGAGGCCAGAGGATGGCTTATCTCTAAGTGCACCACTTAATATCTATGAAGAGGATCCAGTAGACTCAGACTGTGACACAGACACAACCACGGATGACGAATACTACTTGGATGAAAATGACAAAGAATCAGAACTGTGA